Proteins co-encoded in one Alphaproteobacteria bacterium genomic window:
- the phaR gene encoding polyhydroxyalkanoate synthesis repressor PhaR, whose protein sequence is MKKPAQVEPIVIKKYANRRLYNTDTSSYVTLDDLGEMVKEGAEFIVYDAKSGDDLTRQILTQIIFEEESNSGTNLLPVSFLRNLIGFYDNSLKDFLPAYLETSMQAFLKNQEQMRQYMLGGKSGNPMEAFTSAAHQLEEIGKQNMEMFTKAFSMFTPFNQQEANKKK, encoded by the coding sequence ATGAAAAAACCCGCACAGGTCGAACCTATCGTTATCAAAAAATACGCAAACCGTCGTTTGTACAACACGGACACTTCTAGCTATGTCACCCTCGACGACTTAGGCGAGATGGTGAAAGAGGGCGCGGAGTTCATCGTATATGATGCAAAATCGGGTGACGATCTAACTCGCCAGATCCTGACGCAAATTATTTTCGAGGAAGAGTCGAACAGTGGCACCAACTTGTTGCCTGTTAGCTTCCTGCGCAACTTGATTGGGTTTTACGATAACTCGCTCAAGGATTTCTTGCCTGCGTATTTAGAAACTAGCATGCAGGCGTTCTTGAAGAATCAAGAGCAAATGCGCCAATATATGCTAGGTGGTAAATCAGGCAACCCAATGGAAGCCTTCACCAGCGCGGCACATCAGCTTGAAGAAATTGGTAAGCAGAATATGGAAATGTTCACCAAGGCGTTTTCGATGTTCACGCCATTCAATCAGCAAGAAGCGAATAAGAAGAAGTAA
- a CDS encoding alpha/beta fold hydrolase: MIPPETLPMHLLMAMMQSGFSTGASNAWSGSSNDWLNSWMKFMPRLEHPVETQTKALLSEWQNLAEQNAQLLKSLLGKNDNSSAFFDPQFLQSLSEQAAQQTTGFLEGIQSYMGASYERPEKKYRVLWKKGSARLLDLAPQETDGVAILCIPSLINKFYVLDLYPEASFAEYLVSQGYRPLILDWCIPSDAEMDFSCADYISAYAIPALQTLRENHDGPIALLGYCMGGVFAVAMAQLAAFLVDALLLLATPWDFSAEDTPRILLEPSAQMMLRNSIASMNPVPNVIVQTMFHLINPWHVQKKYSAYPLLSAEEKKHFLAVEQWVNDGVPLTQKVAEECLVDWPQGNMLASHQWKIGRKWIEPESIKCPTLCVIPEHDAIVPKRVAEPLAKMIRKSDVMYPKSGHVSMVAGKNAKKELWEPLAKWLAKRF; encoded by the coding sequence ATGATACCCCCCGAAACCCTACCCATGCACCTGCTGATGGCGATGATGCAATCAGGCTTCTCGACGGGCGCCTCAAACGCGTGGAGCGGCAGCTCGAACGACTGGCTAAACAGTTGGATGAAATTCATGCCGCGACTCGAACATCCCGTCGAGACGCAAACAAAGGCCCTGCTAAGCGAGTGGCAAAACCTCGCAGAGCAAAACGCGCAACTGCTAAAAAGCCTGCTCGGAAAAAACGATAATTCATCCGCCTTTTTTGACCCACAGTTTTTGCAATCGCTTTCGGAACAAGCGGCCCAGCAAACGACAGGATTTCTGGAAGGCATCCAGTCCTATATGGGTGCAAGCTATGAGCGACCCGAGAAAAAGTACCGTGTGCTTTGGAAAAAGGGTTCAGCGCGCCTACTCGATTTAGCACCACAGGAAACGGATGGGGTGGCGATTTTATGCATCCCCTCGCTGATCAATAAATTCTATGTGCTCGATTTATATCCTGAGGCAAGCTTTGCTGAATATCTGGTATCGCAAGGTTATCGCCCACTGATATTGGATTGGTGCATACCAAGTGATGCGGAAATGGATTTCAGCTGTGCCGACTATATCAGCGCTTATGCGATTCCAGCCCTGCAAACCTTGCGCGAAAATCACGACGGGCCGATTGCGCTGCTGGGCTATTGCATGGGCGGTGTCTTTGCTGTGGCCATGGCACAGCTTGCCGCTTTCTTGGTGGATGCGTTACTACTACTTGCCACGCCATGGGATTTTTCGGCAGAGGATACACCACGTATTTTGCTCGAGCCTTCAGCACAAATGATGCTTCGCAATAGCATCGCGAGTATGAACCCTGTGCCAAATGTCATCGTGCAGACCATGTTTCACCTGATCAACCCATGGCATGTGCAGAAAAAATATAGCGCCTATCCCCTGCTCTCTGCGGAAGAGAAAAAGCATTTTCTTGCCGTCGAGCAATGGGTGAATGACGGCGTGCCACTTACCCAAAAAGTGGCGGAGGAATGTTTGGTCGATTGGCCACAAGGCAATATGCTCGCCAGCCACCAATGGAAAATTGGCCGAAAATGGATTGAGCCTGAATCTATCAAATGCCCTACCTTATGTGTGATTCCTGAGCACGACGCCATCGTACCCAAAAGGGTGGCGGAGCCACTCGCCAAGATGATCCGCAAGTCCGATGTGATGTACCCCAAAAGCGGGCATGTCAGCATGGTTGCGGGCAAGAACGCCAAAAAAGAATTATGGGAGCCGCTCGCCAAGTGGTTGGCCAAGCGCTTTTAG
- a CDS encoding acetyl-CoA C-acetyltransferase produces MSKEKEIVIVDAVRTAIGNFSGSLAPLTAAQLGAEVIKSLIARNKLNGADVSEVIMGQILTAATGQNPARQAAIHGGVAQEATAYTINQVCGSGLRAVAEGMKSILNGDATIVIAGGQESMSGSAHAMQLRNGVKMGDGKMLDTMIVDGLWDAFNNYHMGITAENIAQQFQITRDDQDKFAAASQQKAAKAQAEGKFKAEIIPITIKGKKGDTVVEADEFIRADTTAESLAKLRPAFKPDGSVTAGNASGLNDGAAAVVLMTRAEADKRGLKPLAVIKSWATAGVDPSIMGTGPIPASKKALEKAGWTIKDLDLIEANEAFAAQAISVNRGMGWDESKVNVNGGAIALGHPIGASGARVLTTLLHEMNRGSAKKGLATLCIGGGMGIAMCVEKAA; encoded by the coding sequence ATGTCGAAAGAAAAAGAAATCGTAATCGTAGATGCAGTGCGTACCGCTATTGGTAACTTCAGTGGGTCGCTCGCACCACTTACCGCAGCGCAGCTTGGTGCAGAAGTCATCAAAAGTCTTATCGCACGCAACAAGCTTAATGGCGCGGATGTTTCCGAAGTGATTATGGGGCAAATTCTTACTGCAGCTACAGGCCAGAACCCTGCCCGCCAAGCTGCTATTCACGGCGGTGTTGCGCAAGAAGCAACGGCTTACACCATCAACCAAGTCTGTGGTTCAGGCCTGCGCGCAGTGGCAGAAGGCATGAAGTCGATTCTCAATGGTGATGCAACGATTGTGATTGCAGGTGGCCAAGAGTCGATGAGCGGTTCCGCACATGCCATGCAGCTTCGCAATGGCGTGAAGATGGGTGATGGTAAAATGCTCGATACCATGATTGTTGATGGCTTGTGGGATGCATTCAATAATTACCACATGGGCATTACGGCAGAGAATATTGCCCAGCAGTTCCAAATCACCCGCGACGATCAGGACAAGTTCGCGGCGGCTAGCCAACAGAAAGCCGCTAAAGCGCAAGCAGAAGGCAAATTCAAAGCTGAAATTATTCCAATTACCATCAAAGGTAAAAAAGGTGACACGGTCGTGGAGGCAGATGAATTCATTCGTGCCGACACAACAGCAGAGTCACTCGCCAAGTTACGCCCTGCATTCAAGCCAGACGGTTCCGTGACGGCAGGTAATGCTAGCGGCCTCAATGACGGTGCGGCTGCCGTAGTGCTGATGACACGCGCCGAAGCAGATAAGCGCGGCTTGAAACCTCTCGCGGTTATCAAATCATGGGCGACGGCGGGCGTTGACCCATCCATCATGGGCACGGGGCCGATTCCTGCGTCTAAGAAGGCTCTCGAAAAAGCGGGTTGGACGATCAAAGACCTCGACCTTATTGAAGCGAATGAAGCATTCGCGGCGCAAGCTATCAGCGTGAATCGCGGCATGGGTTGGGACGAAAGCAAGGTGAACGTCAATGGCGGTGCGATTGCTTTAGGTCACCCCATCGGCGCTTCGGGGGCGCGCGTTCTTACAACACTCTTGCACGAAATGAATCGTGGTAGTGCGAAAAAAGGCCTAGCCACCTTGTGTATTGGTGGCGGAATGGGCATTGCTATGTGCGTAGAAAAAGCTGCATAG
- the phbB gene encoding acetoacetyl-CoA reductase: protein MKGRVALVTGGTRGIGKAIAIDLKKAGCKVAASYHGNEEAAQAFKKETGIAVFRFDVGNYDECQAAVRTIEADVGPIDILINNAGITRDGFLHKMSEDNWDAVINTNLKSLFNMSRAVIEGMRARSYGRIVTIGSINGQLGQFGQTNYSAAKAGVIGFTKALARECAAKGVTVNAVAPGYIETDMVKAVSEDVVKKIVAQIPVGRLGQPKEIARAVCFLVADEAGFITGETLSVNGGQHME from the coding sequence ATGAAAGGCAGAGTCGCACTCGTAACAGGTGGTACACGCGGTATTGGTAAAGCAATCGCGATTGACCTTAAAAAAGCTGGTTGCAAGGTTGCAGCTAGTTACCATGGCAATGAAGAAGCCGCACAAGCTTTCAAAAAGGAAACAGGCATTGCTGTGTTTCGTTTTGACGTTGGCAACTATGACGAGTGCCAAGCTGCCGTTCGCACCATCGAGGCGGATGTTGGGCCGATTGATATTCTCATCAATAACGCTGGCATCACGCGTGACGGCTTTTTGCATAAAATGAGCGAAGATAATTGGGACGCGGTGATTAACACCAACCTCAAATCACTTTTCAACATGTCACGCGCAGTGATCGAGGGGATGCGCGCTCGCTCCTACGGTCGTATCGTAACGATTGGCTCCATCAATGGTCAGCTTGGTCAATTCGGCCAGACCAACTATTCTGCTGCTAAAGCGGGGGTGATTGGTTTTACCAAGGCGCTGGCGCGTGAGTGCGCTGCTAAGGGCGTTACGGTGAATGCCGTAGCTCCTGGCTATATCGAAACCGACATGGTGAAGGCTGTTTCTGAAGATGTGGTCAAAAAGATTGTGGCGCAGATTCCAGTCGGTCGTCTGGGCCAACCTAAAGAAATCGCCCGCGCTGTATGTTTCCTAGTAGCGGATGAGGCAGGCTTCATTACGGGAGAGACCCTCTCCGTCAATGGCGGCCAGCACATGGAATAA
- a CDS encoding phosphoglycerate dehydrogenase, whose protein sequence is MPKVLISDKLSPQAVEVFKNKGITVDLKTGLSEEELVKIIGEYDGLAIRSATKVNEIVLAAAHKLKVVGRAGIGVDNVDVKAATARGIIVMNTPFGNSVTTAEHALAMMMSLARQIPSANASTHASKWEKNKYMGVELAGKTLGLIGCGNIGSIVADRAQGLKMKVVAFDPFLSVERAAAINVEKVELDALLARADFISLHTPMTDSTRHLLGKENLAKCKKGVRIINCARGGLIVEADLKAAIESGHVAGAALDVFEEEPAKDNPLFGMEQVVCTPHLGASTNEAQENVAIQVAEQMAEYLTVGTVTNALNMPSVSAEDAARLKPYLDLAARLGGFAGQMTKSGLNKVSIEFEGKVTELNTKPLTAAALNGLLSPLMEGVNMVNAPVVAKERNIDVSEIRHERTAHYKTLMRVTVHSDKGTFRVAGTLFGDKPRLVSVNDVALEASLGNRMLYVNNEDKPGLIGGLGNLLGEAKINIANFHLGRNKEGSDAVALLEVDDEVSAKILDKIAKLPSVKAVELLNFA, encoded by the coding sequence ATGCCTAAAGTTCTTATTTCGGATAAATTAAGCCCACAAGCCGTTGAAGTATTTAAGAATAAAGGCATTACGGTTGACCTTAAGACAGGCCTTTCGGAAGAAGAACTCGTCAAAATTATTGGCGAATATGATGGTTTGGCCATTCGTTCGGCCACCAAGGTGAACGAGATCGTGCTCGCCGCGGCGCATAAACTGAAAGTAGTTGGCCGCGCTGGTATCGGCGTTGATAACGTGGATGTGAAAGCGGCAACCGCACGCGGCATCATCGTGATGAACACTCCCTTCGGTAACTCTGTCACCACTGCCGAGCACGCATTAGCGATGATGATGTCGTTGGCGCGCCAAATTCCATCGGCCAATGCTTCGACCCATGCAAGTAAATGGGAAAAGAATAAATATATGGGCGTTGAGCTTGCGGGCAAAACCCTTGGACTCATTGGTTGCGGTAACATTGGCAGCATCGTGGCTGACCGTGCGCAGGGCCTCAAAATGAAAGTGGTGGCGTTTGACCCATTCCTTTCCGTTGAGCGTGCTGCGGCCATCAATGTCGAGAAAGTGGAGCTGGACGCATTATTAGCGCGCGCCGATTTCATTTCACTGCACACACCAATGACAGATTCAACCCGCCACTTGCTGGGTAAAGAGAATCTGGCGAAGTGCAAAAAGGGTGTTCGTATCATCAACTGCGCACGCGGCGGACTGATTGTGGAAGCCGACCTCAAAGCCGCCATTGAAAGCGGCCACGTTGCAGGTGCCGCGCTTGATGTATTCGAGGAAGAGCCAGCAAAAGACAATCCACTCTTCGGAATGGAGCAGGTGGTTTGCACCCCACACCTTGGCGCTTCTACCAATGAAGCTCAGGAAAACGTAGCCATTCAAGTGGCGGAGCAAATGGCGGAATACCTCACCGTTGGCACGGTAACCAACGCCCTCAATATGCCAAGCGTCTCAGCAGAGGACGCGGCGCGCCTCAAGCCATACCTTGATCTGGCGGCACGTTTGGGTGGCTTTGCTGGTCAAATGACCAAGTCTGGCCTCAACAAAGTGTCGATTGAATTTGAGGGCAAGGTAACCGAACTGAATACCAAGCCACTTACGGCGGCGGCGCTTAATGGCCTGCTCAGCCCGCTTATGGAAGGCGTAAATATGGTGAATGCTCCAGTGGTAGCCAAAGAGCGCAATATCGACGTTTCCGAAATTCGCCATGAGCGCACGGCGCATTACAAAACCCTGATGCGCGTTACCGTACATTCAGACAAAGGAACCTTCAGAGTTGCAGGCACCTTGTTTGGTGATAAGCCACGCCTTGTTTCCGTCAATGATGTCGCGCTGGAAGCGTCCCTCGGAAACCGCATGCTCTACGTAAATAACGAAGACAAACCGGGGCTTATCGGTGGTTTGGGCAACTTGCTTGGTGAAGCAAAAATCAACATCGCTAACTTCCACCTTGGCCGCAACAAAGAAGGTAGCGACGCCGTGGCTCTGCTAGAGGTGGATGATGAGGTTTCGGCTAAAATCCTCGATAAAATCGCCAAATTACCTAGCGTGAAGGCAGTAGAATTGCTCAATTTCGCTTAG
- a CDS encoding phosphoserine transaminase: MKPTAKPHNPCFSSGPCAKRPGWTLDALKGGALGRSHRAKIGKTKLKEVIDLSKKILGIPDDYRLGIVPASDTGAIEMAMWSMLGARGVDVFAWESFGKTWAGDCKKQLKLTDLKLYDAPYGELPDLSKAEWSRDVIFTWNGTTSGVRVPNADWIPDNREGLAICDATSAVFAMDVPFKKLDVVTWSWQKVLGGEGAHGMIALSPRAVERLKTYNPAWPLPKIFQMTKGGELIEGIFLGETINTPSMLAVEDALDGLRWAESIGGLKELIKRSMSNLCAINTWVDATPWITFLANKPEINSCTSICLKIIDPWYVGLSEDAQQKVAKDIVSLLDKEGVAYDIGAYRDAPAGLRIWGGATVETKDIEALLPWLEWAWNEVKATAAKAA, encoded by the coding sequence ATGAAACCCACCGCAAAACCACATAATCCCTGTTTCTCTTCTGGCCCATGCGCAAAGCGCCCTGGTTGGACACTCGATGCTCTCAAAGGCGGCGCACTTGGCCGTTCGCACCGTGCCAAAATCGGTAAAACGAAATTGAAAGAGGTGATTGACCTCAGCAAAAAGATTCTCGGTATCCCTGATGATTATCGCCTTGGTATCGTCCCTGCTTCCGACACGGGCGCGATTGAAATGGCGATGTGGTCGATGCTCGGTGCGCGCGGCGTGGATGTATTTGCGTGGGAATCTTTTGGCAAGACATGGGCAGGGGATTGCAAAAAACAACTCAAGCTCACTGATTTGAAACTCTACGATGCGCCATATGGTGAGTTGCCAGACCTCAGCAAAGCTGAATGGTCGCGTGATGTGATTTTTACGTGGAACGGCACGACCAGTGGTGTGCGCGTACCTAATGCGGACTGGATTCCTGATAATCGCGAAGGCCTCGCTATTTGTGATGCGACCAGCGCCGTATTCGCAATGGACGTGCCATTCAAGAAGCTCGATGTGGTGACATGGTCATGGCAGAAAGTGCTAGGCGGTGAGGGTGCGCATGGCATGATCGCCCTAAGCCCACGTGCGGTCGAGCGCCTCAAGACCTATAACCCTGCATGGCCACTGCCAAAAATTTTCCAAATGACCAAAGGTGGTGAGCTGATTGAGGGTATCTTCTTGGGCGAAACCATCAACACGCCTTCCATGCTCGCCGTGGAAGACGCGCTGGACGGTCTGCGTTGGGCAGAATCCATCGGTGGTTTGAAAGAGCTTATCAAGCGTTCGATGTCGAATCTCTGTGCAATCAATACATGGGTCGATGCTACACCGTGGATTACATTTTTGGCGAACAAGCCGGAAATCAATAGCTGCACCTCTATTTGCCTCAAGATTATTGACCCATGGTATGTTGGCTTGAGCGAAGACGCCCAACAAAAAGTCGCCAAAGATATCGTCTCGCTGCTCGATAAAGAGGGTGTTGCTTACGACATCGGCGCGTATCGCGATGCACCTGCGGGCTTGCGTATTTGGGGCGGCGCTACGGTCGAAACCAAAGACATCGAAGCACTGCTACCTTGGCTCGAATGGGCGTGGAATGAAGTGAAAGCAACCGCAGCCAAAGCAGCTTAA
- a CDS encoding alpha/beta hydrolase, translated as MTIKHHKSQSGYDIAYQHHEGKGVGVVFIHGFRSDMEGSKAVELHAFCKEHNIPFTRFDIFAHGVTGGDFLDYTIGHGVRDTLEILDHIATGDQILVGSSMGGWIMLRAALERKLQVCGLIGIAAAPDFTERFPDKMTPEERKTIEEEGVIWRHSPYWGKDVPTTKNLLDEGRNHLVLDHPIPLDIPIHLLHGQHDEDVPWQLSMQISETVTSSAVEVTLVKDGDHRLSRPQDMELLKDAVLRMYRRLTA; from the coding sequence ATGACAATCAAGCACCATAAAAGCCAATCAGGTTATGACATTGCCTACCAACACCACGAAGGTAAGGGGGTGGGTGTCGTATTTATTCACGGGTTTCGCTCGGATATGGAGGGCAGCAAAGCTGTCGAACTCCACGCATTTTGCAAAGAGCACAATATTCCGTTCACGCGGTTCGATATTTTTGCGCATGGCGTAACAGGCGGTGATTTTCTGGATTATACCATCGGCCATGGCGTGCGTGATACGCTAGAGATTCTTGATCACATCGCCACGGGCGACCAGATATTAGTCGGCTCCAGCATGGGTGGGTGGATTATGCTTCGCGCCGCGCTGGAACGTAAACTTCAAGTGTGCGGATTAATCGGTATAGCCGCCGCCCCCGATTTTACGGAGCGATTCCCCGATAAAATGACCCCCGAAGAACGTAAAACAATCGAAGAAGAAGGTGTCATCTGGCGGCACAGCCCTTATTGGGGCAAGGACGTTCCAACAACCAAAAACCTGCTCGATGAAGGGCGTAATCATCTCGTGCTCGACCACCCCATTCCGCTCGATATCCCTATCCATCTACTCCACGGCCAACACGACGAAGACGTGCCATGGCAGCTCTCCATGCAAATCAGCGAAACAGTCACCAGCAGCGCGGTAGAGGTAACACTGGTGAAAGATGGCGACCATCGCCTCTCTCGCCCGCAGGACATGGAATTACTCAAGGACGCGGTGCTAAGAATGTATCGCCGTTTGACAGCGTGA
- a CDS encoding glycosyltransferase family 4 protein — MSHRHTILQVLPRLVSGGVERGTVEITDAIRKAGMKPLVASGGGAMIPHITYHGGEHFVLPLYEKHPYRIWKNAGKLVQLMKLKDVDLIHARSRAPAWSAYLAARRTKTPFVTTFHGVYGLKGPFKKSYNRVMVKADRVIAVSRFVYDHILREYQVDPTKLRLIPRGVDATIFDPEKIIPDRIIALTKQWRLPDEAQKIIFVPGRISRIKGLDVVLEALVKLGDRPFICVMAGSDHGHEEYRTELEQKIIAMGLEGKVRLANNTNFMNEAYSLSDVVLIPSMKPESFGRVSIEAQAMGKLVIAFDHGGVRETIINNETGYLIPVGDADAMAETIRYALMRDEEMVHAMGVFARKHIQRSFSVLQMKEKTIQVYRELLE, encoded by the coding sequence ATGAGTCACCGCCATACCATATTGCAGGTTTTGCCACGCCTTGTTTCGGGCGGGGTTGAGCGCGGCACGGTCGAAATTACGGACGCTATCCGCAAAGCGGGCATGAAACCGCTCGTTGCCTCTGGCGGCGGGGCAATGATTCCGCACATCACCTATCATGGTGGTGAGCATTTTGTTTTGCCCCTTTACGAAAAACACCCTTATCGTATTTGGAAAAATGCGGGCAAGTTAGTGCAACTCATGAAACTCAAGGACGTGGACTTGATCCACGCACGCTCGCGCGCACCCGCTTGGAGTGCCTATTTAGCAGCGCGACGTACAAAGACGCCCTTCGTTACCACGTTCCACGGTGTCTATGGCCTTAAGGGGCCATTCAAGAAGAGTTATAACCGCGTGATGGTGAAAGCCGATCGAGTGATTGCCGTTTCGCGCTTTGTTTATGACCATATCCTGCGTGAATATCAGGTTGACCCAACCAAGTTGCGTCTTATTCCGCGCGGTGTGGATGCCACGATATTTGACCCTGAAAAAATTATTCCCGACCGCATCATCGCACTCACCAAGCAATGGCGTTTGCCAGATGAGGCGCAGAAAATCATTTTCGTGCCAGGCCGTATTTCACGCATCAAAGGGCTGGATGTTGTGCTTGAAGCGCTAGTGAAACTTGGCGACCGCCCATTTATATGCGTGATGGCAGGCAGCGACCATGGCCACGAAGAGTATCGCACCGAGTTGGAGCAAAAGATTATCGCCATGGGGCTTGAAGGCAAGGTCAGACTTGCCAACAATACGAACTTCATGAACGAAGCCTATTCACTCAGCGACGTGGTGCTTATCCCCTCGATGAAGCCTGAATCGTTCGGGCGCGTGTCGATTGAGGCGCAGGCAATGGGCAAGCTCGTGATCGCGTTTGATCATGGTGGGGTGCGTGAGACTATCATTAACAATGAAACGGGCTACCTGATTCCTGTGGGTGATGCCGATGCGATGGCGGAGACGATTCGTTATGCGCTCATGCGTGACGAAGAGATGGTTCACGCGATGGGTGTATTTGCCCGTAAGCATATTCAACGCAGTTTTTCAGTGCTACAGATGAAAGAGAAGACGATTCAAGTTTATCGGGAGCTGCTGGAGTGA
- a CDS encoding glycosyltransferase family 9 protein: MSHHEEILVIKHGALGDVIIATAMFAAIRGHHPLARIVCLTTKPYAELLSQSPYFDEIWVDSKPRITQRKALKRLKKRLNSVKWDFVYDVQTSQRSTSYWWLFKRPRPFFSGIAKFASHRYKDKARHGRHALDNYRRQLQIAGIDHVGLPDLRWLNAEVRGLVPDVTYVLIVAGGAAHRPEKRWPAEQYAALASELAAKKLVPVLIGGKAEANALQMIADRVPQAINLCGNTTIAQLAVLARSAFMAVGNDTGPMHVIAASRCPSVVLFSGASNPKKSAPPGEHVHCIQRTSLQDLSVDEVLTVIHGLRPLDTTP, encoded by the coding sequence GTGAGTCATCACGAGGAAATATTGGTCATCAAACATGGTGCGTTGGGCGATGTGATTATCGCCACCGCAATGTTTGCAGCGATTCGTGGTCACCACCCTCTCGCTCGGATTGTCTGCCTCACTACCAAACCTTACGCAGAACTACTCTCGCAAAGTCCGTATTTCGACGAAATCTGGGTCGACAGCAAACCACGCATCACCCAGCGCAAAGCCCTCAAACGGCTCAAGAAACGCCTTAATAGTGTGAAGTGGGATTTTGTCTATGATGTGCAAACCTCACAACGCAGTACAAGCTATTGGTGGCTGTTCAAGCGTCCTCGCCCGTTCTTTAGTGGCATCGCTAAATTTGCCTCGCATCGCTATAAAGACAAGGCGCGCCATGGTCGCCACGCGCTTGATAATTACCGCAGACAATTGCAGATTGCAGGCATCGATCATGTCGGATTGCCTGATTTGCGTTGGCTGAATGCCGAGGTGCGCGGCCTCGTACCAGACGTGACGTATGTACTGATAGTTGCGGGTGGCGCAGCACATCGCCCTGAAAAACGCTGGCCTGCAGAGCAATATGCCGCCTTAGCCAGCGAACTTGCTGCCAAGAAACTTGTACCTGTTTTGATCGGCGGCAAAGCTGAGGCCAATGCCTTGCAAATGATTGCTGACCGCGTTCCGCAGGCGATTAACCTCTGCGGCAACACGACCATTGCCCAATTAGCGGTGTTGGCGCGAAGCGCATTTATGGCTGTGGGGAATGACACAGGGCCAATGCATGTGATTGCGGCCTCACGCTGCCCTTCGGTGGTACTGTTTTCGGGCGCGTCGAACCCCAAGAAATCCGCCCCTCCGGGTGAGCATGTGCATTGCATTCAACGCACATCTTTGCAGGATTTAAGTGTCGACGAGGTATTAACCGTCATTCATGGGCTTCGCCCGCTTGACACCACCCCCTAA